The window TTATCCCAGTCTTACAGGCAGGTTGCCCACGTGTTACTCACCCGTCCGCCGCTAATCTCCGAAGAGATCCGCTCGACTTGCATGTATTAGGCACGCCGCCAGCGTTCGTCCTGAGCCAGGATCAAACTCTCCAATAAAGTGTTTGATTGCTCATTACACCGGCAATCTACTGAGTTTTTTCGCGTTAGCGAAAAAACTCAGTAGATTTTAAAAATTTATTACTTGCGTTGGCCTTAAAGACCAACACGCTTGACGTTTTGTTTAGTTTTCAAAGAACTTGTCTATCGCTCAAAAGCGACTTTATTAATTTAACACATCACCTTCGAATAAGTCAACACTTTTTTAAAACTTTTTAAATGAGTTGATTTGGTTTCTGGCGACAAAAAATAATATAACATGTTATCCATAATCATTTCAAGTGTTTTTTGAAATTTATTTTCGGTAATTTAATTCTTTTATTATTACAGGCCCCTGACGGAAAAAACAAGATCTTTGGGTACTTGTTCAACTAAATTTGATTTCACTTTGGGAAATCAACATAAACTAGCTACATTAAACTGACCTAAACATGATTCGTCTATTAGGAAGAAGACATTTTATATAGAAACAACTATAATTAAAAAGTTACTATATGTAGAAATTGAGTTAGGAGGAATATTTCTTGCAGAACAAAAAAATAGTATTTCTGGTAGAGGTCGCAATTTTCTCGTCACTTGCTTATTTACTAGACTTTCTATCATTTAAGATATGGGCACAGGGTGGTTCAGTATCTTTATCAATGGTTCCAGTCTTTTTTATTGCATTTCGTTGGGGTATTAAAGGAGGATTATTATCCGGTTTATTATACGGAGCCCTTCAGTTAATTACCACCCCTTATATCTACAGTATCCCTCAAGCCTTTATGGACTATATTTTAGCGTTTACCTTATTAGGGTTAGCTGGTCTAGTATCAGGTAGAATAAAAACTTCTTTAATAGAAGGAAACAAAAGTAAGTTGAGTACATATATAATACTTGGTGCACTTATTGGAAGTTCCATAAGGTTTCTTGCACATTATATAGGAGGTATCATCTTTTTTGCAGATTATGCTCCTGAAGGAACACCTGTAGCATTATACTCCCTACTATATAACGGATCTTATATGTTACCTGCTTTTATACTAAGTTCTATTGTATTAATCCTCATGGTTAGTTCTTCAAAAAGATTATTACAAACAAATTGATATAAAAACCCATTCAAAAATTTTGAATGGGTTTTTTATTTTATATAAGGGATTAAATATTTTTTATTCTTTTGCAAGAAACAATATACATAATTCTATTATCTCTATCATACCTTTTAGTAGAGGAATTTATATTAGGGGGATCTTATATGATATTTTTTGCTGCTATGATATTTTCTATTATCATGTCAGTCTTCTTATTTTTAATAGGATACTGGGAAGCAATAAAAATAAGTAATGAAGAGGGGCAAGTAAAGGGCGGTACCATGATTTTTTGTTTGATCATGGGGTTTGTATTCGCCGTGTTTGCAAGTAGTTTTTCCACGTCAATTGCCTAGTGAATTTCACTAGGCAATTTTGTTTTCTATTATAATGACTTCTTTCTGTTTCC of the Bacillus mesophilus genome contains:
- the thiT gene encoding energy-coupled thiamine transporter ThiT, whose product is MQNKKIVFLVEVAIFSSLAYLLDFLSFKIWAQGGSVSLSMVPVFFIAFRWGIKGGLLSGLLYGALQLITTPYIYSIPQAFMDYILAFTLLGLAGLVSGRIKTSLIEGNKSKLSTYIILGALIGSSIRFLAHYIGGIIFFADYAPEGTPVALYSLLYNGSYMLPAFILSSIVLILMVSSSKRLLQTN